A window from Callithrix jacchus isolate 240 chromosome 17, calJac240_pri, whole genome shotgun sequence encodes these proteins:
- the CLDN11 gene encoding claudin-11, which produces MVATCLQVVGFVTSFVGWIGVIVTTSTNDWVVTCGYTIPTCRKLDELGSKGLWADCVMATGLYHCKPLVDILILPGYVQACRALMIAASVLGLPAILLLLTVLPCIRMGHEPGVAKYRRAQLAGVLLILLALCAIVATIWFPVCAHRETTIVSFGYSLYAGWIGAVLCLVGGCVIVCCAGDAQSFGENPFYYSSGSSSPTHAKSAHV; this is translated from the exons ATGGTGGCCACGTGCCTGCAGGTGGTGGGCTTCGTCACGAGCTTCGTGGGCTGGATCGGCGTCATCGTGACCACCTCCACCAATGACTGGGTGGTGACCTGCGGCTACACCATCCCCACCTGCCGCAAGCTGGATGAGCTGGGCTCCAAGGGGCTGTGGGCCGACTGCGTCATGGCCACCGGGCTGTACCACTGCAAGCCCCTGGTGGACATCCTCATCCTGCCGG GCTACGTGCAGGCCTGCCGCGCACTGATGATCGCTGCCTCGGTCCTGGGTCTGCCAGCCATTTTGCTGCTGCTGACTGTTCTTCCCTGTATCCGGATGGGCCATGAGCCCGGTGTGGCCAAGTACAGGCGGGCCCAGCTGGCTGGCGTCTTGCTCATTCTCCTGG CTCTCTGCGCCATTGTTGCCACCATCTGGTTCCCTGTGTGTGCCCACCGTGAGACCACCATCGTGAGCTTTGGCTACTCCCTGTATGCAGGCTGGATCGGTGCTGTGCTGTGCCTCGTGGGCGGCTGTGTCATTGTCTGCTGCGCTGGAGATGCCCAGTCCTTTGGTGAAAACCCTTTCTACTACTCTTCGGGCTCCAGCTCCCCGACTCATGCCAAGAGTGCCCATGTATAA